ACAATTGAGTGGTGCAGGTGCGTGTTTTTCATCATTTAAGATCATTCTGGTTGAAGCTATTTGACTAGCTAACATTGCGTGAGCATCTcttgaaaaataatcacatattaatCATGATAGAGTGATTTTTGGAACGCTCTCTCATTAGTTCCGCcgcttaacacattcattgccagaccagaaaataaaatgcatcatttgacgtctttttccgtcaatggcagtgaatgagttaataatccgaAAACGTTGTACCTTTTGTAAGAGAGAGAGGCCGTGATTTCTGAGCTGAACCCACTGACAACACGGCAGATGTCGCATCTGGTGCTAAACGCGGAGCTCAGCAAAAACACCCTGAgcatagcgtcttgacagcagtTTATTCACATGGTTCATAAGCAGTCCAAATATGCACTGTTCAGCTCTTTCTTGGCAAGGGAGTCTCCGCTGTGTTTATGATCGACAGAGCTGCTAGCTGCCGTTTCTTCTCACGTGTATCCTACCCACTGTCTTGCACGCTCTCATTAGCCAACAATAAACAATATGCATTTGTGTAAATGCTGCCATTTTGTCTGATTTCATTTCTAACAGATCACAATAACAGAGACGGTGCTATTCCTGGTTCAGTACACATCAAAAGAGTTTGACCATTCAGAGAAGACTGTTGCCACCGGAGACTGCTGTTATCTCAACCCGCTCGTGCGCAGGACTTTTCGCTTCCTTGGTATGTGACACATTTTAGATTTCtatacatggcaaaaaagttagggacttttgtttttgggttaCATTTCAGGAGCGGAAGCTAACCCCcaaattttctttacagtaatatgttctattCTGCCCCACTAGTAAAAGCACAAAATTATGACTAATATTACGTTTGTAGTATTTGAATTAAGCCGCAAAATCCATCTGTTATTATCCATCAcaggaggcagccattttgccacttgctgtcgactgaaaatgacatcacagttgctcaagctgtgattggttgttgagaaactgtgatgtcatttttagtggacaaaatgacagaatggccgcctcctgaatgGATAACAATGGgtggaacacaatattaatcggaatggtgtgtttacactagtgggggtgcatagaacatattacagtataaaaaaaatacaaaattgtggTTGACTTCCTGTAGGTGAAATTCTTCACAGAAACTAATGGTATGAAAATCCAAACTAAATTCACAATTGCTGGCCCATATTATTCAAAAAACATTGAAGATGTAGAATCCTTTGCACCATGGAAAAAATAAGcttcaaataaataattaacatgACACACCAGTGTGCTTATATAGTCACATTATGGTGGGTTCCTATTGTTACTCTTTTTCTACAGCAgaacaaaaggtttgaacattaattaattatatttgaTGGTGACTCAGAGcacagtgtgtgttttgtcataAAACTAAAACCTGCTGTTCTGTGCCTGAGAAAATTTGCATTTATCCTGTGCCATTGTTCGTTACacatttttagactagtgagacAAAATGTTCTCTTCTCTATTATtggcaatttcatttttttaatgataatttactgtttatacatacaaaaaaatggatACTGTAATATTTTAGATTTCCACAAAACTTTACATTTATGTGTAAACTACATAGAGTATTTCATTTTCTAAATACATATTTGCCCTCCACTGTACAGGAAGCAAACACAGTGCTCCTGCAGCTTTATTCAATCAGACGAACTGAATTATGTTCATGCCCTAATAAGCAATTTCAGAGGTGAGGGATGGCTCGCTCGAAAGCAGCAGTCATCCGTAAAACGCAACGCACCCACATCGCCACGTTCGTGGCGGGGGGGAAAGTAGGACAGAATTAGAACGATGAGCCTCGGCAGCAAGTGAGTCACACAAGGCTTGACAAAATCCATTTCATGCTTGTTAAAAACTGACCTGTCAACATCTGGAGCCGCCGTGACGAAGAATAATCGAGAAAATGTGCTCGTCtcactagaaaaaaaacaaacaaaacagaaataaaataacaataaattttGTGGGTCCATGTTTTTTCTTCCCAGGAGTTTACACCTTTGGCCTCTTCACTGTTGACATCTTCGTCAACGCAGGCCAGGTAGTGACGGGGAACCTGGCACCGTATTTTATGACCATCTGTAAACCAAACTACACAGCGCTGGGATGCCATCAGGCCCTCCGCTACATCAGCCACCAGGAGGCCTGCACAGGAAACCAGAATGACATCCTGCATGCCCGCAAAACCTTCCCGTCCAAGGAGGCCGCTCTCAGCATATACGCCGCACTCTACCTGGCTGTGAGTTACACTATTCTTGattcattttattgtatatatatcGTGGTCACCATAAAagctgattgattttattgattattttttaaataaaaaagaaaagaaaatgctgaTAAATATTAATGAAATGTTTTTCACAGGCAGcaatggtgggaaaaaaagcaggagaaaatggaaaatacacaaaatatatttttcaaaaatactgaaaaaaattgtgaatgtgCAAATCCACAGAACTGTCGTcaactgtagttttaagttgtaatatcactattcaccattagatggcagacatggcttTGCTGCATTGCACTTTTTATCTTATACCGCCTTATATTACAACAtgagtaggcttttttttttttgtggattttgaATGATATGGAGGACAAATATAATACCtcaataatcaataataattgcattttttcaaATGCGTAAAGTGACTTGGTTTTgttgttcagcagttttgtgctgTCCATAGATGGACATTTTTATACAAGACAGCCCTTTGCACTgggaattaaataaacaaaacatttcctAAAAATAGATAATTTTCTGATATcccaaaacagcatttttccttaaaattgcatgaaattaatggcaattttctattcttaaaatgtgtcatttcttagtaaataaataaataaataaatgaatacaacatTTCCTAAAAATAACAGATAATTTTCTGATATATCCAAAtacagcatttttccttaaaattgcatggaattaatggcaattttctattcttcaaatttgttatttcttaataaataaataaataaataaataaataaataaataaataaatttcctAAAAATAACAGATCATTTTCTGATCTATCCCAAtacagcatttttccttaaaattgcatgaaattaatggcaaatttCTATTCTTCAAATGTAAtttcttaataaataaataaataaataaataaataaaataaaacatttcgtAAAAATAACAGATAATTTTCTGATATATCCAAAtacagcatttttccttaaaattgcatggaattaatggcaattttctattcttcaaatttgtcatttcttaataaataaataaatttcctAAAAATAACAGATCATTTTCTGATCTATCCCAAtacagcatttttccttaaaattgcatgaaattaatggcaaatttCTATTCTTCAAATGTCAtttcttaataaataaataaataaataaattaattaaataaaacatttcgtaaaaataaataattttctgaTCTATCCCAAtacagcatttttccttaaaattgcatgaaattaatggcaaatttCTATTCTTCAAATGTCAtttcttaataaataaataaataaataaataaataaataaataaataaataaataaataaaataaaacatttcgtaaaaataaataattttctgaTCTATCCCAATACAGCATTTTTCCTTTAAATTGTATGAAATAAATGGCAATTTTATACTCAAATTTGTCGTTTCTTGTTCTTGAttgcaaaatggccacaagagggcgctccTTCGAGTACCGGTATTCCCGCCCATGGTCCATATTCAAagtatttttgtcatacatctggttaGCTCCTATGTGGGCCCCCTAGTagcacttctggatgaatttgtGGCCCCATCCAGCATTTAATTTCCCATGCCTGGTTTAAACTACAGTCAATTATGAATTACGGTTTCTTTCACCTGCGAATAGCCTCAGTTTTGTTAAACATCCACTTTGTCACGCAACTGGTTTCGAGCATATGTAGCAAAAGTCACAAAGTCGGTAACACTGTTTGACACAATCGATTGGGCATTTCCCTTACGTAACTTCATTCCAGTGAGCTTCTTTTACTCCACATTTGGGTCACCTCCCGTTCCGTGACAAGGTGCGACAGCAGTTTGTGACGAGAAAGCCTCACAGAGAAGCAGTGAGAGCGAGAGCGGGATGAAAGGTGACAGCAGCGTGCGACACAAAAGcctgaaaaagaagaaaagagccagtgaacaattttacAGGAGAAGTGTCACTTCAATTTAGCGGCCTTAGTTGTTTTGTTGCCTTTTTGAGCGTGTGCGTGCGTCGCATGGAAGCGCAGTCACGGATGTCACATATGGGTCATGATGACAGTGTTTTCAATCTTCCTTTCAGATGTATGTGACGTGCACAGTTCAGGTGAAAGGCACTCGCCTTGCCAAGCCGGTCTTGTCCCTCGCCCTTGTGTGTCTGGCCTTCCTCACGGGACTAAATCGCATCGCGGAATATCGCAACCACTGGTCGGATGTCATTGCCGGCTTCATGATCGGCACTGCCATTGCCACGTTCTTGGTgagtatttttattaatttttttaatcctaTCATGGGCACTTGAAGTGGCAAAGAAGACTGGCTTTATTGAGTTTATGTGCTGCGGTCTGACGAGACCAAGATAAACGTATTCGGTCTGTTTCTTCTAATTACAGATTATATGATTGTTAACCTCCAAACTACAAATTGAATCATGGTTTCTCGATTTAGGTGGTGTGCGTGGTGCATTATTTCAAAGGGAAGTTGCTGCTGAATGATGACACGCCAGTAGAACTGCAAGTGAACGCAACAATTCTGGGCATGG
This genomic window from Festucalex cinctus isolate MCC-2025b chromosome 20, RoL_Fcin_1.0, whole genome shotgun sequence contains:
- the LOC144008951 gene encoding phospholipid phosphatase-related protein type 5-like yields the protein MLYFQLVIMAGTVMLAYYFEYTDTFSVHVQGFFCYDTTYTKPYLGPEDHSAIPPILLYAVVAVLPTLLITITETVLFLVQYTSKEFDHSEKTVATGDCCYLNPLVRRTFRFLGVYTFGLFTVDIFVNAGQVVTGNLAPYFMTICKPNYTALGCHQALRYISHQEACTGNQNDILHARKTFPSKEAALSIYAALYLAMYVTCTVQVKGTRLAKPVLSLALVCLAFLTGLNRIAEYRNHWSDVIAGFMIGTAIATFLVVCVVHYFKGKLLLNDDTPVELQVNATILGMGQVESPLEKYIASQNHITFAEVT